The Lates calcarifer isolate ASB-BC8 linkage group LG11, TLL_Latcal_v3, whole genome shotgun sequence genomic sequence TTAAAAACCAGCTGCATTCAGCACTCATAAAGTAATATAGGTAAGTGACTGACACTTTTAATTTGAGGACATTTCAACATTAAGTAGTAATTTGTATAACTGACCAATTGTTTCTGTACAATGACTCCCAGCAGTCTGAGAATTATCTCCCACTCATTAATTCTACCAATGCACAAATAAGCTTTAAACTTACAGGTGTCACTCCTATAGAAAAGTTAACTGTACAAAGACATTGTGAAGATGGACAGTGAATATTTCAGCTTACCTTGTAAAACCACCACAAGTCCTGAGCAAGTCCACAAAGGCCACTCCAATGAAGCCATCCACATTCAAGATCAAGTTGGGTTTCTAACACCACAAAGCAGATACAGAGGGGGGTAGGGAGGAGGATGTAGTTCAAAAATGTTGTGTCATTATTTAGTAATGAGGTGATGAAGTAATAAATCTTACTTTGGATGTGGTGATCTTCTCTACATCTAGAGCGTAGTCCAGCAGCTGGGTGGAGGGGAAGTGCTGCTTCACAAAGTCCTTCAAGATCTGGACTCTCATGTCTGGATTGTTAATCTGAGGAAACAGAGAAttcatcttctttctttcttccttccctAATTTAAAGTCCTGTTTTGTCAAGAAATAATCCAGCATTTTTCTATGGTAACAACGTTATTTCTTTCTCGAGTGCTCCTGTTTTACTTGTCCCTTACAATATAGTACAGCTCTTTCCCTTGTATTCTTTAATAGAAGAATCTAAGTTAAATtgtcattctgctgctgtcCACGCTGGATGTGCACATGCCAAGGACCTGTACTACTCACCGACTTGACTCTGTGTCCAATGCCCATGATCAGCTTCCCATCCTTCTTCATCTTGTTGACAAACTCCATAGGCAGCATACCGCTATCAAATGCCTTGCTGAACTGCTTTGCTGCAGCATCCAGAGCACCTCCAAAGCGGTCACCCtaatgagagggaaaaaaaaaaaacatgaacattcaCTGTTGATTTTTGCAAGTCAGTCAATAGAGGATATGCATCACAGGGAGAAGTATCTTACAATAGTGAGGAGGCCGGAGGTGAGGCTCGAGATGAGATCTTTGCCTGCTCGGGCACACACAATGGTGTTGTGTGCACCAGAAACAGCAGGGCCGTGATCAGCGGTCACCATCAGGCACATCTCAATGAACTGGCAAGCATACCTTGGCAACCTGcaaacaaagaggagaaatgaTGTGTAATGATTTTGCGGTTCAAAGATTTCTTAATAGTTTGTTTATCACATCAGCTGGGTTAAGATGCTGACCTCCTCTGGAACCACAGCAGTCCCAGAGTTCCACCCAGGCCTATTTCTGACTTGAAGACCTCAGTGATGGGCATGCCTGCGTAGATGAGCTCCTGACCTCTCTCGTCACAGATGCTGGTCATGAAAGAGGCTGGCTTACGGATCAGACCGAGCTCCTGCAGGACAAAGAGACataaggagaaaaagaaaaacttcgCTTCATGTGCTCAGTGTTTTCCATCTGCTGCAATTAAAAACTATATGATTGCTCATCTGGTAAGctaaaaacatgactcaaaCTGATCTTATATAAAAAAAGGTGTGTTCCTTGAAACACTCACTCGCGCCCAGGAGTAATCCATTGGCACAGTGGGGGGAGGGACCTCTTCAGCTGGCTGGATAACTCCTTTGGCAACAAGGTCGTCATAAACAGATCTGCATGGATGAAAAAtacattagaaaaaaatacaaataaactaCTCAGAAAATGGTGTCCTGGGGAATATTTATCTTAGCTGAGGTAATGACTGTGCACTGACTTGATTATCTCGCCCAGCTCATCAAAGCTCTTGGGGACGTAGGCACCAGCATCTTTCAAAGCCTGATTCTTAGCCACTGCTGTCTCAGAGGCCTGGTTGGCACAAGCTCCTGCATGGCCAAACTGAACCTGAGGGGGACAACAAGTGCAACATGGGTCAGAAATATCATTAAAACGGTCATTCATTCCCTAAACTCTCTCGTTATGCAGGTACCTAATTGTGCCTGACATGCATTAGATCCTTCATCTGCCCTCTCACCTCTGAGGAGAACATGGTGGCACAGGTGCCAATACACCAGCAGACCACTGGCTTTGTGATCCTTCCCTGTTTAATAGCCTGGCAGATCTTGTACTCCTCTGTGCCTCCGATCTgtaggaggcagagacagataCAGGATGTAGGAAATCAATAACTGTTCAAACCTgcaggcagcagtgtgtgtattcctATTACTCACCTCTCCCAGCACAACAATCATTTTTACTCCAGGAGTGTCCTGGTAGCGCAGCACATGGTCAGTAAACACAGAGCCTGGGTATCTGCATGAGAGTCCAGAGTTACACACCAATTCAAATCCACAGGTTCACATACTGGAGATAAAGGTCAGTTAACATACCTGTCCCCACCAATGGCAACACCTTCGAAAACACCGTCAGTGGTACGGGAGATGATGTTGTTGAGTTCATTGGACATGCCGCCTGAGCGGGACACATAGGCCACACTGCCTGGGCGATAAAGCTTGGAGGCGAGGATGTTATCCAGCATGCCTCCTGTGTTCCCAATTTTAAAGCAACCCGGTTTAATTCCTCCAACCtggaagacaaagacagatttgtTTAGGGGATAGAACACAGAAGGAAATCCTGGTCAATCTCATGAAAAATGAAGCAAGACTAACAGTTGCTGGTCCAATGATTGTGACACCCTTCTCATCTGCTGCCTTGATGATCTTCCTGGTATGGGCTTCAGGGATGCCCTCAGCGATGATGGCAATGGTGTGAATCTGAAAGCAATTGAAAAGAAAGGGTTAACTTTAGAACCTTATTGAACCTTTTATAGCTTCCAGATGGTAGCATTTACCTGTGGGTACTGCATGGTTTCCATGGTGCTATCAAAGGCCGAACGCAAAGAGGCAAAGTTGATGAGCACGTCCACATCTGGGTGCTTCTTCATGGCATCGCTCATGTTCTTATATACAGGGAGGAGGATCTCTTTATGGCCCCAATAGAACTTCTGTTTATGGTCTCCACTGGAAGGAAGTCATGTCAAAAGTAATTTCTCACACAATGAGCCAACACTGTCTGAAGATTTTTACTAATAAAGAGCCATTATACTGACAGCACACAAAAtttaacaaacagacagagcacACTTACGTGAAGGGGTAGACCATAGCTGCGACAGACGGCTCATCTCTGGAGCAGACATAGTCAAAATCCAGCATGCCCTGCACTGCCCGAGTCTGCATGCCCCACACTATGGACTTGGTGTGTTTGCTGAACAGGGTAGTTGCCTTGGCTACACGGAAAGGAAAGCTgttacagacagaaactgaagaCAAGTTGACTGAAATAAATGTTTCCAGAGACTGAAAAGACCAGTGTACCATCAACTCTATAAATAACTCTACAACAAACATAGTAAAATATGTTGATTTCTAAGATATGAGATCAGAGGTGTATGCATGGGATTGTATATAAACAgtcaatttcagttttattaagtTTGTATTGCAGGGTCCTCTGCTGTCCAGAGAGGGAGCTATAATACCTGAATTCAACCAAGCATGATCACGCAGCTTCTACCTACTATGCTGTCCAGCAGAAGAACCATatatgaaaacacatcaaagaCTCAAAGATTTCCCAGTGCactggtgtgtggtgtgtgtgtgtgtgtgtgtgtgtgtgtgtgtgtgtgtgtgtgtgtgtgtgtgtgtgtgtgcgttttcTAACCAATAGGAGCTCCGCTTTTGGCTTTCTTGGCTGGTGAGGCCTCTACCCTGGCTctgttttcagagaaagaaGCAGTTCTGCTGGACACTGGAGTCTGGaaatgtcaagaaaaaaaaaagattcatctATATTTTATTCAGCaacacacatttgaaaaaagTGTGACTGCTAATGAGGACAGTGTTGACAATAGATTTACTTTAATTGTAAAAACTTTCATAAACTTGAACAGGCAAGATTCAAACCTTCAGATTATTTTATAAGACATCACCTGCACACAAGTTCCACAGTGAGTCTCAGTGTCCTTGATTTTTGCCACTGGCTACACAAGTAGAGCTTTTAGTGGAAACTTGCATTAAATTCTAAAACAGAGGcttttacaaaaataatataataattattataattattaaatataatttcCATAAAAACGTATGTTTTTATTCTATGACTTATTTAGCAAAACTTGGCAATTATCTGTACTGTACTACGCAGtgtatacactgtatatttactTCTACTTTTGAGGTAAACAGGCAAATATGGGCATGTGTCTGCACAAGTGaagacgtgcacacacacactcctcactgAAAGCCTACACACTGCACATTCTTAATGGATGCCTCCAGGCAGTCACAGTGGGTAACTGTGGTCTCACGACTATTTGAGTGAGAGCAGTCAACAATAACCCGCAATGCTCTTATATAAAAGTGCCACTGGGTTTATGATAATCTGGTTCACTAAAAAGGacaagacagcaacaacagaaacagagactgtGGCATGTAAGTCTTCTGCTCACTCTGCACACTATTGGTGGATTCGATGATGAAAATTCATTGCACAGTGAGCCGACAGGACGCCGTGGCAGCCTATTTGTCTCTGTGGAGCCAGTATATGTCATACCGATGTGCTGCCGCTGGAGTTGAGCAGGAAGTTGGCAGTGTGGGCAGCAACAGGAGGCTGGTTGGGGATTGGCCGGTGGCCCAGTGCCATGCCAACAATGGCCGTCATGTGAGTTTCTGTGCCAAAGACGTGGATGGGGATCCCAGTGGTCTTGCCTGAGGAAAGCAGGCGGAACAAAATAAGGTGTGTTGTATGAAAACCAGCAGGTGctcacagattttaaaaaaaggctcaAGACATACTGTCATATATTTAAGTATAAATCAGTGTAAAGTAAGAGTGTATAACATACCAACTTCTCCCATCACTCTGAGACCTTCTTGGTAATTGGGGCCTCCACGGCGGACAAAAATGGTGACCTCATGCTCCTTTAGTGGCACCTGATAGTCTCTGATAGCTCTAACAATCCCCTAGCAAAGACAAGGATATACTCAGTATATTACCTGAGATGGAGTAAATAATGTAAGGCTGTGGAAATAtacaaaaaacatgttataCTGTACCTTAAATGTTGCTGCAACGTTTGTGAAGTTTGCAATGCTTCCCCCAATGATCAAAACCTTTCctggaaaatataaatattattgaAACATTATTTAGGGGGGAAAGTCTATTTTCAGAACACACAGAAGGTTTTGACGCAGCAGTTTTCCTACCATCAGGGTGCTTCTCTCTGGTCATCAGTGACAGGATGGTCTTAGCGTAGTCATAGGTCTGCTGTTCACTCGGGGCTCCTGAATACTCTCCATAATTGGCCAGTTCGTTGACGCCACCCAGGTCGCAGATTGTGTCACTAAGAGAGGTTTACATTGGTCACCCATACAGAGGAAAAAGCAATAGCAACAACAGCTGTGTCTCCTCAGCTGGGACAGTCTTTCCTAACAATAAACATCACTTCAAGAAAAATGATATAGAACTTGAGCACTAAACTCCAGAGTGCACTCAAGACTAAATGCACTCATTTGGTATATTCTGAATTAATACTTCACTGTAAACAGGCAGAACAACTTAACAGTGCACAGAGGGAATAATTAGACATGGCTGATGTGTCTGCATGTCACACTCTGCACCCCCGACAGACGGTGGAGCTCATTCCTCCAGACTCTCACTAAAAACAGCAATATCTAAGAATCCAATTTAGCAGGCAGCTGAACGGGCAgagtctgagctgctgcacCATCAGTCTCACTGCTGCATCGCTGGCATACTCCCCTAATGACTAAAAAACCCAATTGTGCGTACTGTAATCAATATAATGAGGATAAAATCATGGGGCAATTTAAGCAACACAAAAAAGCATCTAATTGAATTATTTCAGATACATGGCTGCTGGTGTCTTATTTATTCAGGATTTGATTTATGTGGTTTGGTCTTTGCTCTGGCACTGGGACCGGGTACCTGTACACCACTGAGGCACCTCCTCCTGCCACCATGGTCCAGATCCTGCCTCTGGGGTTGAGCAGGGTGAGTTTAAGGCTGGCACCGCTCTTGGCATCCAGGTCGGCAATGTAGGCCTCCTGCgaaaagtcaaagaaaaggTCAATGAAGATGAGAGGATGGTCACGTGAATGCTGCAGAGGAAGTGGGTGGGAGGAGGTGAATGATTGCAGCCTTAATCAGAGGAGGAACTTCACGAGCACCACTTCATTTGGCTACAACCCACTGCATGTGCTTGCACTGACGTTTAAGAGCCAGTCATTGGAAATACTGAATAAATATTAGGAGTGATAGTGGATGTGATGCACATCAGTGGTTGTTTGTGACAGTCGGGGCCACAGCTGGTGGCTGAGAGTAAAAAAGCTCCCAATCAAAGACACCCGCTGTCCCTGTCTCCACTCTAGACTCACAGCAGCCCAATTAGACCAGCCCGTCTGGTACACAGACAGCCTGTCTCAAACCAGCTCCTACACACATCAgccaaaaatagaaacaaatatCCTGTATACATAACATTTAACAGTAGACagtacatttaatttattgtaagtgtgtaaataaataacCACACAACTGCATCAGGAGAGGTGAAATTGTGCACAGGTCTCTGTGGAGATGACCTCTCCACAATGAGTCATAACAGCTGATTACCAGCTGTGTGTTGATTCTACTCTTTCTAATTATGTCCACAGAGGAGCTAGGACAGTACAAGCTGCAACACAGGCAGTAATGGAAGGTAAACCCACTGAAACTCTGGCCAACACAAATCTTTGTGAAATCAAGCTTACAGAATGCAACATAGTTCACAGCATCAGCATCAAGTAAATTATACAAATGTAGGACTCTGGGAATGGCACTAAATTTAGAGTTTGGCTATAACACTGatattttctttgacattttctacCGTCCATTTACTGCAAATCTAATTTAACCATGCTAGCCATTTCTCTCCAGTCCTCCCTCACCTCAGGATAGGCCTCCCTGCCGAAAGGGGGAGGGAACTCCACATCACCCCACTTGGCTTTGCAGATGTAGTCAGCCGTGGCATCAATCTTAGCTGCCATGTCCAGCACGTAAATTCCATCTTTTGTGACCactgaggagagggaaaaaaaaacatgttaggAACTAAACCTGGACAAGGTTTACAACACACCCACCTGCTGAGATTCATTATGTCAGCACAGGGCCTGAGGATTAAATAGGTCAAAGGAAAATTAGAGAGGACTGTGATTGGACACAGGTGACCCACAACCTTCCTGCTATCCCTGCAGGTGGTGGAAAGGAAATAAGatggggaggaggtggtgtgACATCAAAGCAGGGAGAGCCAGTCGCAGCAACTCCCAACCACATCCACAGCAACAGCTGCCAGAGGGCATGTACTGGTGCCCAATTACTCCATTATAAACACAGGCTTCCTTCATCAAACAGCA encodes the following:
- the aclya gene encoding ATP-citrate synthase, translating into MSAKAISEQTGKEFLYKYICTSAAVQNRFRYANVTTETDFDRLAQEHPWLLTERLVVKPDQLIKRRGKLGLVGVNLDLNGVREWLKPRLMKETMVGKAKGILKNFLIEPFVPHKQEEEFYVCIYATREGDYVLFHHEGGVDVGDVDAKAKKLLIGVDEKISEDSVKKELLTHVPNDKKAVLANFIVGLFNLYEDLFFTYLEINPLVVTKDGIYVLDMAAKIDATADYICKAKWGDVEFPPPFGREAYPEEAYIADLDAKSGASLKLTLLNPRGRIWTMVAGGGASVVYSDTICDLGGVNELANYGEYSGAPSEQQTYDYAKTILSLMTREKHPDGKVLIIGGSIANFTNVAATFKGIVRAIRDYQVPLKEHEVTIFVRRGGPNYQEGLRVMGEVGKTTGIPIHVFGTETHMTAIVGMALGHRPIPNQPPVAAHTANFLLNSSGSTSTPVSSRTASFSENRARVEASPAKKAKSGAPIAKATTLFSKHTKSIVWGMQTRAVQGMLDFDYVCSRDEPSVAAMVYPFTGDHKQKFYWGHKEILLPVYKNMSDAMKKHPDVDVLINFASLRSAFDSTMETMQYPQIHTIAIIAEGIPEAHTRKIIKAADEKGVTIIGPATVGGIKPGCFKIGNTGGMLDNILASKLYRPGSVAYVSRSGGMSNELNNIISRTTDGVFEGVAIGGDRYPGSVFTDHVLRYQDTPGVKMIVVLGEIGGTEEYKICQAIKQGRITKPVVCWCIGTCATMFSSEVQFGHAGACANQASETAVAKNQALKDAGAYVPKSFDELGEIIKSVYDDLVAKGVIQPAEEVPPPTVPMDYSWARELGLIRKPASFMTSICDERGQELIYAGMPITEVFKSEIGLGGTLGLLWFQRRLPRYACQFIEMCLMVTADHGPAVSGAHNTIVCARAGKDLISSLTSGLLTIGDRFGGALDAAAKQFSKAFDSGMLPMEFVNKMKKDGKLIMGIGHRVKSINNPDMRVQILKDFVKQHFPSTQLLDYALDVEKITTSKKPNLILNVDGFIGVAFVDLLRTCGGFTRDEADEFVEIGALNGIFVLGRSMGFIGHYLDQKRLKQGLYRHPWDDISYVLPEHMSM